A window of Natronolimnobius sp. AArcel1 contains these coding sequences:
- a CDS encoding polyprenyl synthetase family protein, with protein MRETLAEWRPAVDEAIADLVPREIDDEHLETFFGEPTYEYDPAGIQRALSDPLWELLDRGGKRWRAVLFLVFVEGFGEDPEEYLHYACIPEILHNGTIIVDDVEDEATKRRGEPALHHIYDQDVALNAGNAMYFLPLKVLTQTQADLPAEQRLAAYEMLMDELNRTHLGQGMDIYWHNEHEVDITTDQYLEMCACKTGCLGRIVARLAAILTDQPADVEQSLATYAELTAVAFQIGDDILDVENSLGRAGDFGKEFGNDVREGKKTLLVIHALAESDPETAERLREILSADENTEDDILEALAILEETDSVEYARERALDIAATACAELDDLPLDDETDRKLREFTEFVIDRDV; from the coding sequence ATGCGGGAGACGCTTGCCGAATGGCGGCCGGCCGTCGACGAGGCGATTGCAGACCTCGTCCCACGGGAGATCGACGACGAACACCTCGAGACGTTCTTCGGCGAGCCAACGTACGAGTACGACCCAGCAGGGATACAGCGGGCGCTTTCTGACCCGCTCTGGGAACTGCTTGACCGGGGCGGCAAACGCTGGCGTGCCGTGCTCTTTTTGGTCTTCGTCGAGGGCTTCGGCGAAGATCCCGAAGAGTACCTGCACTACGCCTGTATTCCCGAAATTTTGCACAACGGGACGATTATCGTCGACGACGTCGAAGACGAGGCGACGAAACGCCGGGGTGAACCAGCGCTCCATCACATCTACGATCAGGACGTCGCGTTAAACGCCGGCAACGCGATGTACTTCCTACCGCTCAAGGTGCTCACTCAGACGCAGGCAGATCTCCCCGCCGAACAACGCCTCGCCGCCTACGAGATGCTGATGGACGAACTCAATCGCACGCATCTCGGTCAGGGGATGGACATCTATTGGCACAACGAACACGAGGTCGACATTACGACCGACCAGTACCTCGAGATGTGTGCGTGCAAAACCGGCTGTCTCGGCCGGATCGTCGCCCGACTTGCAGCCATCCTCACCGATCAGCCTGCCGACGTCGAACAATCACTCGCCACCTACGCCGAACTGACCGCCGTCGCGTTCCAGATCGGTGACGACATTCTCGATGTCGAAAACTCGCTTGGCCGTGCCGGCGACTTCGGCAAGGAGTTCGGCAACGACGTCCGCGAGGGCAAAAAGACGCTGCTGGTCATCCACGCGCTCGCCGAAAGCGATCCCGAAACCGCCGAACGGCTTCGAGAGATCCTCTCTGCCGACGAGAACACCGAAGACGACATTCTCGAGGCACTGGCGATTCTCGAGGAAACAGACAGCGTCGAGTACGCCCGCGAGCGCGCGCTCGATATTGCCGCAACCGCCTGCGCGGAACTCGATGATCTCCCACTCGATGACGAAACGGATCGCAAACTTCGAGAATTCACCGAGTTCGTCATCGACCGCGACGTCTAA
- the acs gene encoding acetate--CoA ligase, with amino-acid sequence MSDDPDSDADVELEARLEEQDAFDPPESFVEQANVTDEDLAETFEEEWPECWEQAANLLSWDSEYDTVLDDEDGPFYEWFTGGELNASANCLDRHVEDGAKNRAAIQWEGELGETRTYTYGELLNEVEAFAASLRDLGVEEDDVVTLYMPMIPELPIAMLACARIGAPHSVVFAGFSADALATRMNAADSEYLVTCDGYYRRGDALNHKEKADKGLRGVDHEVTSVVVDRLGDELTHFLGSNAHDYDELVDEHAGASVEPVSRDAEDMLFLMYTSGTTGEPKGVKHTTGGYLSYAAWTSHAVLDIKPEDTYWCAADIGWITGHSYIVYGPLVLGTTTMMYEGTPDYPDRDRLWEIIERNRVDIFYTAPTAIRSFMKWGEQFPAEHDLSSLRLLGTVGEPINPRAWKWYYKHIGNEDCPIVDTWWQTETGGMMITTLPAINTMKPGSAGPPLPGIDARVVDAEGEEVDAGKAGYVTVDKPWPGMLRTLYNNDERFLSEYWQEYSDPDSNEWVYFPEDGAKIDDDGYITILGRVDDVINVSGHRLGTMEIESAVVGVSGVAEAAVVGGDHDVKGEAVYTYVILEDSQEATESMRERIVESVEDGIGPIARPERVIFTPELPKTRSGKIMRRLLEDIASGNDLGSTATLRNPEIVDEIADRVDDE; translated from the coding sequence ATGAGTGACGACCCCGACAGTGACGCCGATGTCGAACTCGAGGCACGACTCGAGGAACAGGACGCGTTCGATCCGCCAGAGTCCTTCGTCGAGCAGGCGAACGTCACGGACGAGGACCTCGCGGAGACGTTCGAGGAGGAGTGGCCCGAGTGCTGGGAGCAGGCAGCCAACCTGCTGTCGTGGGACAGTGAGTACGACACTGTCCTTGATGACGAGGACGGCCCGTTCTATGAGTGGTTCACGGGCGGCGAGCTAAACGCCTCCGCGAACTGTCTGGACCGCCACGTCGAGGATGGCGCGAAGAATCGTGCGGCGATTCAGTGGGAGGGCGAACTGGGCGAGACGCGAACCTACACCTACGGCGAGTTGTTGAACGAAGTCGAAGCGTTCGCGGCGAGCCTTCGCGACCTCGGCGTCGAAGAAGACGATGTCGTGACGCTGTACATGCCGATGATCCCCGAGTTGCCGATTGCAATGCTCGCATGCGCACGCATCGGCGCGCCACACAGCGTGGTCTTTGCGGGCTTCTCGGCAGATGCGCTCGCGACGCGGATGAACGCCGCCGACAGCGAGTATCTCGTCACCTGTGATGGCTACTACCGCCGCGGCGATGCCCTGAATCACAAGGAGAAAGCAGACAAGGGGCTTCGCGGTGTCGACCACGAGGTGACGAGTGTCGTCGTCGACCGACTGGGCGACGAACTCACGCACTTCCTCGGCAGTAACGCCCACGACTACGACGAACTGGTCGACGAGCACGCTGGCGCGTCGGTCGAACCCGTCTCCCGCGACGCCGAGGATATGTTGTTCCTGATGTACACCTCGGGAACGACGGGCGAGCCGAAAGGTGTCAAACACACCACTGGAGGGTATCTCTCATATGCCGCGTGGACGAGCCATGCCGTCCTCGATATCAAACCCGAGGATACCTACTGGTGTGCGGCCGATATTGGCTGGATCACCGGCCACTCCTACATTGTCTACGGCCCGCTCGTACTTGGCACGACGACGATGATGTACGAAGGGACGCCAGATTACCCCGACCGCGACCGCCTCTGGGAGATTATCGAGCGCAACCGCGTCGATATCTTCTACACCGCCCCGACTGCAATTCGCTCGTTCATGAAGTGGGGCGAGCAGTTCCCCGCCGAACACGATCTGTCCTCGCTGCGGCTGCTCGGGACGGTCGGGGAACCGATCAACCCGCGCGCGTGGAAGTGGTACTACAAACACATCGGCAACGAGGACTGCCCCATCGTCGACACCTGGTGGCAGACCGAGACTGGCGGCATGATGATCACGACGCTACCCGCGATCAACACGATGAAACCCGGCTCTGCCGGGCCGCCGCTACCGGGCATCGACGCACGGGTCGTCGACGCCGAAGGCGAGGAAGTCGACGCTGGAAAGGCTGGCTACGTGACTGTTGACAAACCGTGGCCCGGCATGCTCCGAACGCTGTACAACAACGACGAGCGGTTCCTCTCCGAGTACTGGCAGGAGTACTCCGACCCTGACAGCAACGAGTGGGTCTACTTCCCCGAGGACGGCGCGAAGATCGACGACGACGGCTACATTACGATTCTCGGCCGCGTGGACGACGTGATCAACGTCTCCGGGCACCGCCTCGGTACGATGGAGATCGAATCCGCCGTCGTCGGCGTTTCCGGCGTTGCCGAAGCCGCTGTCGTCGGCGGCGACCACGACGTCAAAGGCGAAGCCGTCTACACCTACGTCATTTTAGAGGACAGCCAAGAGGCAACCGAATCCATGCGCGAGCGAATCGTCGAGTCAGTCGAAGACGGAATCGGCCCGATTGCCCGCCCCGAGAGGGTGATCTTCACGCCAGAACTGCCGAAAACGCGCTCGGGCAAAATCATGCGCCGCCTGCTCGAGGATATTGCAAGCGGCAACGACCTCGGCAGCACCGCGACGCTTCGGAACCCGGAGATCGTCGACGAGATTGCAGACCGAGTCGATGACGAGTAA
- a CDS encoding ribonucleotide-diphosphate reductase subunit beta, giving the protein MPVINNDDQHDPNKILPIDYEWAREYYEAGVANNWVPEEIPMQDDIRQWEGDALTADERRLVEWNLGFFSTAESLTANNIVLALYEYVTAPECRQYLLRQAYEEAIHTDTFIYCCDSLGFEPEYMYGMYDRIPSIQAKDEYVVDLTRVVTEPEFTLETEEDLREFLRDVIGFYVIMEGIFFYAGFAMMLGLKRQNKMVGIGQQFEYILRDESLHVGFGVDLIEQVRTENPGVWTDEFGETVIDLITEAVELEKRYATEACPDEMLGMGPAQFAEYVEHIADRRLEQLDLPKQYETENPFPWMSEQVDLNKEKNFFETQVTEYQSGGSLDW; this is encoded by the coding sequence ATGCCAGTCATCAATAACGACGACCAGCACGACCCGAACAAGATCCTTCCAATCGACTACGAGTGGGCACGCGAGTACTACGAAGCCGGCGTTGCGAACAACTGGGTGCCCGAAGAGATCCCGATGCAAGACGACATTCGCCAGTGGGAAGGCGACGCACTCACCGCCGACGAGCGCCGCCTCGTCGAGTGGAACCTCGGCTTTTTCTCGACAGCCGAATCCCTGACTGCGAACAACATCGTCCTCGCACTCTACGAGTACGTCACTGCGCCCGAATGTCGCCAGTACCTCCTGCGCCAGGCCTACGAGGAGGCGATTCACACGGACACGTTCATCTACTGCTGTGACTCGCTTGGCTTCGAACCCGAGTACATGTACGGCATGTACGACCGCATCCCCTCGATCCAGGCGAAAGACGAGTATGTCGTCGACCTCACCCGCGTCGTCACCGAACCGGAGTTCACCCTCGAGACCGAAGAGGACCTCCGCGAGTTCCTGCGCGACGTGATCGGCTTCTACGTCATCATGGAGGGCATCTTCTTCTATGCCGGCTTTGCCATGATGCTCGGGCTGAAACGCCAGAACAAGATGGTCGGAATCGGCCAGCAGTTCGAGTACATCCTCCGCGATGAGTCCCTGCACGTCGGCTTCGGCGTCGACCTCATTGAGCAGGTGCGTACCGAAAACCCCGGCGTCTGGACTGACGAGTTCGGCGAGACTGTCATCGACCTCATCACCGAAGCCGTCGAACTCGAGAAACGCTACGCCACTGAGGCCTGCCCGGACGAGATGCTCGGGATGGGTCCAGCGCAGTTCGCAGAGTACGTCGAACACATCGCAGATCGGCGTCTCGAGCAACTCGACTTGCCCAAACAGTACGAGACGGAGAACCCGTTCCCATGGATGTCCGAGCAGGTCGACCTGAACAAAGAGAAGAACTTCTTCGAGACGCAGGTCACAGAGTACCAGAGCGGCGGATCGCTGGACTGGTAA
- the nth gene encoding endonuclease III yields MGTPRETRQEQAETVIDRLEEAYPDSTISLRYSNRLELLIAVILSAQCTDERVNKETKHLFEKYDGPEEYANAPQEELAEDLSSITYYNSKAEYIRTSCELILEEHDGEVPDTMDELTELSGVGRKTANVVLQHGHDVVEGIVVDTHVQRLSRRLGLTEEQYPEQIEQDLMGIVPEGYWQQFTHLCIDHGRAICSAQNPDCSDCVLADLCPSEKGDSEIDLASGDPW; encoded by the coding sequence ATGGGAACCCCACGCGAGACACGTCAAGAGCAAGCCGAGACGGTCATCGACCGCCTCGAGGAGGCCTATCCTGACTCGACGATTTCGCTTCGGTATTCGAACCGCCTCGAGTTGCTGATCGCGGTGATTCTCTCCGCCCAGTGTACTGACGAGCGAGTCAACAAAGAGACGAAACACCTGTTCGAGAAGTACGACGGCCCCGAGGAGTACGCAAACGCGCCCCAGGAGGAACTCGCCGAGGATCTAAGTTCGATCACCTACTACAACAGCAAAGCCGAGTACATCCGCACCTCGTGTGAACTCATTCTCGAGGAGCACGACGGCGAAGTGCCTGACACGATGGACGAGCTAACGGAGCTGTCGGGAGTCGGGCGGAAAACCGCCAACGTGGTGCTTCAACACGGCCACGACGTCGTCGAAGGAATCGTTGTCGACACCCACGTCCAGCGTCTCTCGCGGCGACTCGGCCTGACCGAGGAGCAGTATCCGGAACAGATCGAACAGGATCTGATGGGAATCGTCCCCGAGGGCTACTGGCAGCAGTTTACCCACCTCTGTATCGACCACGGCCGCGCGATCTGTAGCGCACAAAATCCAGACTGTAGCGACTGCGTGCTCGCCGACCTCTGTCCTTCCGAGAAAGGTGACTCGGAGATCGACCTCGCCTCTGGCGACCCCTGGTAG
- a CDS encoding NAD(P)/FAD-dependent oxidoreductase, whose translation MHVVVLGAGYAGLTLTRLLEERLPDTAELTLINDEPDHLVQHELHRVIRRPELASAITVSLPAVLERATVRIAHVEEIDRESRTISLSSGTLSYDVAAICLGAQTAYYGLEGVREHATPLKSLADAMAIRQRALEVFAQPDGHIVIGGAGLSGVQTAGELAVLAREERADVTITLLEQLESVAPAFPDNFQQAVRDALEAQGIEVRTGTAVLRADSERVVLESGERLPAAQFVWTGGIRGPDALSGERPAVESDLRLDERTFALGDAAAVTDADGEPVPASAQAAVREARTASTAIARVVTDELEAATATDSEQHVTDSGEHVADDGEEQTETPESFSFDSPGWLVSVGDDAVAQLGPAVVTGRTAKALKTTVGLGYLSAIGGLENASGRAYREFIADRVRDWSER comes from the coding sequence ATGCACGTCGTCGTCCTCGGCGCGGGCTATGCGGGCCTGACGCTGACGCGCTTGCTCGAGGAGAGACTCCCCGATACGGCCGAGCTCACGCTGATTAACGACGAACCCGACCATCTCGTCCAGCACGAACTCCATCGCGTGATTCGCCGGCCGGAACTCGCCTCGGCAATCACCGTCTCGCTCCCTGCCGTTCTCGAGCGGGCTACGGTTCGCATCGCCCACGTCGAAGAAATCGACCGCGAGTCTCGGACCATCTCGCTCTCGAGTGGCACGCTCTCCTATGACGTGGCCGCGATCTGTCTGGGCGCACAGACGGCCTACTACGGACTCGAGGGTGTCCGCGAGCACGCAACACCACTGAAGTCGCTCGCGGATGCGATGGCGATTCGCCAGCGCGCACTCGAGGTGTTCGCCCAGCCGGACGGCCACATCGTCATTGGCGGGGCCGGGCTCTCCGGCGTCCAAACGGCGGGTGAACTGGCCGTACTCGCCCGCGAGGAGCGTGCGGACGTGACGATCACGTTGCTCGAGCAACTCGAGTCCGTCGCGCCGGCGTTTCCCGACAACTTCCAGCAGGCCGTTCGCGACGCACTCGAGGCGCAGGGAATCGAGGTTCGGACGGGGACTGCCGTGCTCCGAGCCGATTCGGAGCGTGTCGTCCTCGAGTCGGGCGAGCGACTGCCAGCGGCGCAGTTCGTCTGGACGGGCGGTATTCGCGGCCCGGACGCCCTTTCTGGCGAGCGACCCGCAGTCGAGAGCGACCTTCGACTCGACGAGCGGACGTTCGCACTCGGCGACGCTGCCGCCGTAACGGATGCCGACGGCGAGCCGGTGCCTGCCAGTGCGCAGGCGGCGGTTCGCGAGGCGCGAACGGCGTCGACAGCGATTGCACGCGTTGTCACGGACGAACTCGAGGCGGCGACTGCGACTGACAGCGAGCAACACGTGACCGACAGTGGAGAACACGTGGCTGACGACGGCGAGGAACAGACAGAGACGCCCGAATCGTTCTCGTTTGACTCACCCGGCTGGCTGGTCAGCGTCGGCGACGATGCGGTTGCCCAACTCGGCCCCGCGGTCGTGACTGGCCGGACCGCGAAGGCGCTGAAGACGACCGTCGGACTGGGCTATCTCTCCGCGATTGGCGGCCTCGAGAACGCGAGCGGGCGGGCCTATCGCGAGTTTATTGCGGATCGCGTTCGAGACTGGAGCGAGCGCTAA
- a CDS encoding ribonucleoside-diphosphate reductase subunit alpha, whose translation MSHTAQTTLSSRIRTVLNRTRAEDGSILDDETVDDLVTEAERSLYDGADDEEIYEGILHVLTARIERYPEYKQLAADVFRQQYYREVIGEDLEGFDLDRAYRETFRENIEHGVDCDLLDERMDDLFDLEELASYLEPKRDEHFEYMALDTLYQRYFLKTADGERLELPQAMWMRVAMGLALEEDDPQARTKEFYDVLSRLEFTPSSPTLFHSGTAHPQLSSCYLTTIPDDLEGIFDAYQSHAQLSKWSGGLGNDWTNVRASGSLISSTGVESTGTVPFLRISNDVTAAINRSGKRRGAACGYLECWHLDFPSFIDLKRNTGDERRRTPDMNTAAWIPDLFMKRVREGGEWTLFSPDEVPELHETYGSEFAETYREYEQLAEDGELRQYERVDAADLWRKTLTRLFETGHPWVTFKDPCNVRSPQDHEGVVHSSNLCTEITLNTSQDEHAVCNLGSVNLVTHIEDGRLEREYLADTIETAMRMLDNVIDLCFYPTEEAAASNERHRPIGLGVLGFHEALMATDTPMASDDAVERANRWQEFVSYHALLNSSRLAKERGAYPSYEGSKWDRGLLPQDTVDVLEEERGLEIPTDREETLDWYVVREHIEEHGMRNSNTMAIAPTATISTINGTTPSIEPQYSNLYVKSNMSGDFTVINDRLVEDLRDRDRWDDEMVDRIKFHDGSIQEIDAIPDDVQELYRSAFEIDPRHQLHLTAVRQTWIDQSISHNVFFPSTDGSLLDDIYQTAWELGLKTTYYLRTLGASQIEKSTLDLDEYGKTQHRSSGDETATTDDAVKTDGGDDSELCRVEDPTCDACQ comes from the coding sequence ATGAGTCACACTGCACAGACAACACTCAGCAGCCGGATTCGAACCGTACTGAATCGAACGCGCGCCGAGGATGGATCGATCCTCGACGACGAGACAGTCGACGACCTCGTCACCGAAGCCGAACGCAGCCTCTACGACGGCGCTGACGACGAGGAAATCTACGAGGGCATCCTCCACGTCCTGACCGCCCGCATCGAACGCTACCCCGAATACAAACAGCTCGCAGCCGACGTCTTCCGCCAGCAGTACTACCGCGAAGTCATCGGCGAGGATCTCGAGGGCTTCGACCTCGACCGCGCCTACCGCGAGACCTTCCGCGAGAATATCGAACACGGCGTCGACTGCGACCTCCTCGACGAGCGGATGGACGACCTGTTCGATCTCGAGGAACTTGCATCCTATCTCGAGCCCAAGCGCGACGAGCACTTCGAGTACATGGCGCTGGATACGCTGTATCAGCGCTATTTCCTCAAAACGGCTGACGGCGAGCGACTGGAACTCCCACAGGCGATGTGGATGCGCGTCGCGATGGGACTCGCACTCGAGGAAGATGACCCACAGGCACGCACGAAGGAGTTCTACGACGTGCTCTCCCGCCTCGAGTTTACGCCCTCCTCGCCGACGCTGTTTCACAGCGGCACGGCCCACCCACAGCTGTCCTCGTGCTATCTGACGACCATTCCAGACGATCTCGAGGGCATTTTCGATGCCTATCAGTCTCACGCCCAGCTCTCGAAGTGGAGCGGCGGCCTCGGCAACGACTGGACGAACGTCCGCGCGTCGGGCTCGCTCATCAGTTCGACCGGCGTCGAATCGACCGGCACGGTGCCGTTCCTTCGGATTTCGAACGACGTCACCGCGGCGATCAACCGCTCGGGCAAGCGCCGCGGGGCTGCCTGTGGCTACCTCGAGTGCTGGCACCTCGATTTCCCGTCGTTCATCGACCTGAAGCGAAACACGGGCGACGAGCGCCGCCGGACGCCGGATATGAACACGGCCGCCTGGATTCCGGACCTGTTCATGAAACGCGTCCGCGAGGGCGGCGAGTGGACGCTGTTCTCGCCTGATGAAGTGCCTGAACTCCACGAAACCTACGGCTCGGAGTTCGCCGAGACCTACCGCGAGTACGAGCAACTGGCCGAGGATGGCGAGTTGCGCCAGTACGAACGCGTCGATGCCGCAGACCTCTGGCGCAAGACGCTTACCCGCCTGTTCGAAACCGGTCACCCGTGGGTCACGTTCAAAGATCCGTGTAACGTCCGCTCGCCACAGGACCACGAAGGCGTCGTCCACTCCTCGAACCTCTGTACCGAAATCACGCTCAACACGAGCCAGGACGAACACGCCGTCTGTAACTTAGGTAGCGTCAACCTCGTGACACACATCGAGGATGGCCGCCTCGAGCGCGAGTACCTCGCCGACACCATCGAGACGGCGATGCGGATGCTCGACAACGTCATCGACCTCTGTTTCTACCCGACCGAGGAAGCCGCCGCGTCGAACGAACGCCACCGCCCAATTGGACTCGGCGTGCTCGGCTTCCACGAGGCGCTCATGGCGACCGACACGCCGATGGCAAGCGACGACGCCGTCGAGCGTGCGAACCGCTGGCAGGAGTTTGTCTCCTATCACGCCCTGCTTAACTCCTCGCGACTCGCCAAAGAGCGCGGCGCGTACCCCTCCTACGAGGGCTCGAAGTGGGACCGCGGCCTGCTTCCACAGGACACTGTCGACGTCCTCGAGGAAGAGCGCGGGCTCGAGATTCCGACCGACCGGGAGGAAACCCTCGACTGGTACGTCGTTCGCGAACACATCGAGGAACACGGCATGCGTAACTCGAATACGATGGCAATCGCGCCGACGGCGACGATTTCGACGATCAACGGGACGACGCCCTCGATTGAGCCCCAGTACTCGAATCTCTACGTCAAATCGAACATGAGCGGCGACTTTACCGTGATCAACGACCGCCTCGTCGAGGACCTGCGCGACCGCGACCGCTGGGACGACGAGATGGTCGACCGCATCAAGTTCCACGACGGCTCGATTCAGGAGATTGACGCCATCCCGGACGACGTTCAGGAACTGTACCGCTCCGCGTTCGAAATCGACCCGCGCCACCAGTTGCACTTGACCGCCGTCCGCCAGACGTGGATCGACCAGTCGATCTCGCACAACGTCTTCTTCCCCAGCACCGACGGCTCGCTGCTCGACGACATCTACCAGACGGCCTGGGAACTCGGCCTCAAAACCACCTACTACCTCCGGACGCTCGGGGCCTCCCAGATCGAGAAATCCACCCTCGACCTTGACGAGTACGGGAAAACGCAGCACCGCTCGAGTGGGGACGAGACGGCCACAACGGACGACGCGGTCAAGACGGACGGCGGCGACGACAGCGAACTCTGTCGCGTCGAAGATCCGACCTGCGACGCCTGTCAGTAA
- the nrdR gene encoding transcriptional regulator NrdR, whose protein sequence is MDCPDCSHDRTRVVDTGTTDSMTVRRRRECQRCSFRFTTYERPEWDTLQVKKRDGRIESFARAKLRAGIERAVEKRPVDEDTVTDLVDRIETRLRDRDTRIVSTTAIGDLTSQELRAVDKVAYIRFVSVYRAFSDPEEFLRELDAVLEGEHDDASNSTESDTT, encoded by the coding sequence ATGGACTGTCCAGATTGCAGCCACGACCGGACACGCGTCGTCGATACGGGCACGACCGACTCGATGACCGTTCGACGCCGACGCGAGTGCCAACGCTGTTCGTTCAGATTCACCACCTACGAGCGACCCGAGTGGGACACCCTGCAGGTAAAGAAACGAGACGGACGCATCGAGTCGTTCGCCCGGGCAAAACTCCGGGCCGGCATCGAACGCGCAGTCGAAAAACGCCCGGTCGACGAGGACACCGTCACCGACCTCGTCGACCGCATCGAGACGCGTCTGAGAGACCGAGACACCCGAATCGTCTCGACGACCGCCATCGGCGATCTGACCTCACAGGAGCTCCGAGCAGTCGATAAAGTCGCCTACATCCGATTCGTCTCGGTCTACCGGGCCTTTTCCGACCCCGAGGAGTTCCTGCGCGAACTCGATGCCGTCCTCGAGGGCGAACACGACGATGCGTCCAACAGCACCGAGTCGGACACCACCTGA
- a CDS encoding NAD(+)/NADH kinase: MDTAWSGRDEVAVGVAASDATSESDHESAVADAVSSATESCPHSLECVYGDLEALQAADLDLVIADGESTLSAVARAGLEVPVLPVGDVDGIDTVAREDVSRALPTIFDGDAREQSQPVLSAAIVDGDGNAVGTERALFDVTLVTDEPARISEFAVRSRGDTVASFRADGVVVSTPAGTHGYASTLEAPQLSAAIDALAVTPIAPFVTKTSRWVLPDDGVRLTVERDEGPIQVVADEHASATISIDGAVTVSVTDTLSTLVVPEDALESHA, encoded by the coding sequence ATGGATACCGCCTGGAGTGGGCGCGACGAGGTCGCCGTCGGCGTCGCAGCGAGCGACGCCACGAGCGAGAGCGACCACGAAAGCGCGGTTGCAGACGCCGTTTCGAGTGCAACCGAGTCGTGTCCACACTCACTCGAGTGTGTTTACGGCGACCTCGAAGCCCTCCAGGCGGCCGACCTCGATCTAGTGATCGCCGACGGCGAGTCGACGCTCTCGGCGGTTGCACGCGCCGGACTCGAGGTACCCGTACTCCCAGTTGGCGACGTCGACGGCATCGACACAGTCGCTCGTGAGGACGTCTCGAGGGCGCTCCCGACCATCTTTGACGGAGACGCACGCGAGCAGTCACAGCCCGTCCTTTCGGCAGCGATTGTCGATGGTGACGGGAACGCCGTCGGCACTGAGCGGGCGCTGTTCGACGTGACGCTCGTGACGGACGAACCCGCTCGAATCTCGGAGTTTGCCGTCCGCAGCCGAGGAGATACTGTCGCCTCGTTTCGCGCTGACGGCGTCGTCGTCTCGACGCCGGCCGGCACGCACGGCTATGCGAGCACGCTCGAGGCCCCGCAACTGTCTGCGGCCATCGATGCCCTCGCCGTGACGCCGATTGCGCCGTTCGTCACCAAAACCAGCCGATGGGTGCTGCCCGACGACGGCGTTCGGCTCACCGTCGAACGCGACGAGGGGCCGATTCAGGTCGTCGCCGACGAGCATGCGAGTGCGACAATATCTATCGATGGGGCCGTCACGGTCTCTGTGACTGACACGCTCTCGACGCTTGTCGTTCCCGAGGACGCACTCGAGTCGCACGCGTAA
- the mvaD gene encoding phosphomevalonate decarboxylase MvaD translates to MKATAMAHPIQGLVKYHGMRDDIERLPYHDSISVCTAPSHTRTTVEFSMDYDEDTFIVDGEELEGRAAERVEAVVEKARSKSDAAHTVYPVRLESENSFPTNVGLGSSSSGFAAAAMALAEAAELDASKQEISTIARVGSASAARAVTGAFSQLHTGLNDDDCVSRRLPSNLHEDMKIIVGLVPYHKETEDAHDEAADSHMFQARNAHIHGQIAEMRDALRNDEFDSVFELAEHDSLSLAATTMTGPEGWVYWQPATLAIFNRVRELREEEDIPVYFSTDTGASVYVNTTEEYAERVEEEISDTGVSTTIWDVGGPARLLEDEDDHLF, encoded by the coding sequence ATGAAAGCGACGGCGATGGCCCACCCAATTCAGGGTCTCGTAAAATACCACGGGATGCGTGATGACATCGAACGACTGCCGTATCACGACAGCATCAGTGTCTGTACGGCACCGAGTCACACACGAACGACCGTCGAGTTCTCCATGGACTACGACGAGGACACCTTCATCGTTGACGGCGAGGAACTCGAGGGCCGCGCGGCCGAACGGGTCGAAGCCGTCGTCGAGAAAGCACGCTCGAAATCTGACGCTGCCCACACGGTGTATCCGGTGCGCCTCGAGAGCGAGAACAGTTTCCCGACGAACGTCGGGCTTGGCTCGTCGTCGTCTGGCTTTGCGGCTGCGGCGATGGCGCTCGCGGAGGCTGCAGAACTCGATGCCTCCAAGCAAGAGATTTCGACGATTGCGCGCGTCGGCTCGGCGTCTGCGGCCCGCGCAGTGACGGGTGCGTTCTCGCAGTTGCATACGGGGCTGAACGACGACGACTGCGTCTCCCGACGACTGCCGAGTAATCTCCACGAGGACATGAAGATCATCGTCGGACTCGTGCCGTACCACAAAGAGACCGAGGATGCCCACGATGAGGCCGCAGACAGCCACATGTTCCAGGCGCGAAACGCCCACATCCACGGCCAGATCGCAGAGATGCGTGACGCGCTTCGCAACGACGAGTTCGATTCGGTGTTCGAACTCGCCGAACACGACTCGCTCTCGCTCGCTGCGACGACGATGACCGGCCCCGAGGGCTGGGTCTACTGGCAGCCAGCGACGCTTGCCATCTTCAACCGCGTGCGCGAACTGCGCGAGGAAGAGGATATTCCAGTGTACTTCTCGACTGACACCGGCGCGAGCGTCTACGTCAACACGACCGAGGAGTACGCCGAACGCGTCGAAGAAGAGATTTCCGACACCGGCGTCTCGACGACGATCTGGGACGTCGGCGGCCCCGCTCGTCTGCTCGAGGACGAAGACGACCACCTGTTCTAA